TATACACTGTGCAgcttctttgctttttttaaaggttctAGGGGGTTGGACTTGGGAACCGTTACATCACTGCTGTAAGATGGGGAGGGGCTGACCTCATCAGTGGGCAGAGCCATAGATAAACAGCGTTTGATAGAGCGAGGAGGCGGTACCAGAGCCAGCCCGTCTGGAGGTGGAGTTCCGCAGAACCTTGAGCAGCTGGAAGCGGCGTCTCACTACGTTtgaatataatattattatattaactcattcagtgccagccgtttCTCAAGATGCCGAACACGGAACCGAGCAGAGACTCAAGTCTCTCCTCCCCAGGAAAGCGACGTGCGATCCCACCGCTGCTCCTTCTGGACCTATCGGCCGCTAATTGACATCTTTACACGTCAACGGCATTTAGTGAGTTAATAATAATGACTTTAATGATATGGaggaaacatttcatgtttccaatatgtaaagaaaatacataCTTACAGAAGAATTCAAAAGGAGTGGAACCAAGCGAAGACCCAGCAGGGAGCCGTCATCGTGGACCTGGAACGGTCACTCACAGCCGTTTCCTTGATACTTccctagcattagcatgttagcaacAGCGTGAATGCTGGACACCTGCGTCCTCCGACCTCCAGCGCTCACCTCTTCAGAGGACAGGCCCGGCAGAGCGCGACCCGACCCGGCTGTCTACCCATGGCTCTGGGTTCCCAGCAGGGTTCAAGGGTTTACGTGTTAAAAGGGACACGACACCGAGGACTTAGAGGGGTCTAGTGGGGAGGTTACGATACTACGAGGTTTCAGGAGTCTGGCGATGAGCTGCTGAGGCTCGGCGGCGTTAGGATATGACGGTGGCCTCCGCGACGATAGCAGGGTCCTCGATGTCAGCTTTACTTTGAACCATCCTCAGCTCCAGCTGGGCCGGACTGGGCCTCCGACCGGGACCGGCTAATCCTGAGAGggggacaggaagacagaggGACACCGTTAAGCGTCTTTAAAGGCAGGGCGCGCTCTTCCTGAGGGCGGCTCGGATGATTCCAGCTGCAGACAGCTGCTGAATGTCTGGTTCTCTAAACAGGAAACACCGCGGTGGTCACGTCAGCGAGGACCGTCTGACCAGGACGATCAGCTTCGTCCAGTATTTCCATCAGAACAACGGTTTGACCCCAGAGGCTGAGGCCGCGCCCTTACCGTGCGCGTATGAAATGGTCCTCTGGATAACATGGTGCATCACCGAAAACGTCTTCTCACAGGCCATCTGGAGGACGGGAGACAAACCAGACCATGTCCAACGACTCAAAGGAGGATCAACAAGACGCCCGGGAGCTCCTGAACCGATGGCCCGCCCCCCTCTGCCCCAGATCGTCATGACGACACGTCTCGCTAATGAAGGGTTAAATGACATACAACGTgtcgagccaatcagaggcagatgaAGGCGGGTCATGGCGTTCCATCATGAAGATCATCTCGGCTCCATCTTTCTTCGTGCGCCTCACCGGCTCGCGTACCTTCAGGTCATTCGGGTAGTGGTGCGTCCACGCTAGCAGCATAGCAGCAAACAAATCCCCCGTTCCCACGAACACGGCGTCCACTTTGGGAACCTCTATCCGGACCCTCTGGGTGGTTCTGCTGCCGTCAGGGCGAACTGAACAGAAGAACGTACACACAGTATGGGGAAGGGATTCTATTGGTTGGCTGGTCTCGTCATTCAGGCTGCAGGTACCGTGGCGCTGGCTGCCCAGTGAAACAAGGAAGCGGTCTCCCAGTCGGGGGGGCAGAtcagaggaggtgatgaccacCGTGTCTGGGCCCATAGCATGGAGCAGGTCCATAACCTGCAAGCAGGGAGTTCAGGACTAGCCAGCGGTAGCTCCAAAGAGCCAGACAGCAGCCGAGACATGATCGATTACCTCGACTGCATCTTTCTGTGTGGTGATGTTTTTCCCTGTCAATAATCTAAAACAGAAGCAGACAAATAAACATTATCAATAAAGTTACTGTTAGTCATTAAGACCTGGAAACACCGGATTCTGCCCCTCCTGGTCACCATTTCCTCTGCAGTGACACAGTTTCACCACTAGGAGGAGCAACCTGCCGCTGACGAGAGCAAAACAGAACGCAGCCCTCAAAAAGGAAGCAGCCAATAGTCTGAGGGACGCTTTGATCCAGCTTTGATCCACCTGCTTCTCCGTGAGCAtcatcagacagagatcaaagACATCGATTTGAATCCATTTCTTTGTGATTGTGAGTGCTGAACTCTAATCGACAGGAATAAACATGAAAACGCATTCCGGTACTCACTCAGCCTCAAACTGGTTCggagtgatgatgtcagcaaCAGGAACCACCTTGTTCTTATAGACTGGATAAAGGTTCTGGGGAACGTACTGCACAATCAGAAAATAAGTCAATCTCTgtgtacaagtacacaaacagCACACATGCAGATAATCTCACCATAGATCCATGGTCACCAAGCACGGGGTCACAGACTGAAAAGAGAGTCAGAGTCAGGGTCAGATCTGCACAACAAAGACATCCCATCAGCGAGAGACGCCGAAGGGTGACGCTGCAGCGCGGCCGGGGCGCGGCCGGGGCGTGGCCGGGGCGTGGCCGGGGCGAGCAGGGTCTGTGCAGCTGATAACAGACAAGCTACCCGACGGTGGCGCCCACCTGAAGAGGCGCGGTCACTCACCGTACACCAGGTTGGGGTTGGCTCTCTTCAGCTCCTGAACAATATCCACGACCATCTCCAGGAAGGACGTGTCCCTGGTGTAccctgaacacaacacacacccgatggaggagcagggaggtgCAACCCGCCGTGGGCGGGGGGTGGAGGTAGCGGGGGTCTTCACCTGTTAGCACGTAGTCGTACTGATGCGCGTTGTTCAGTTTGATTCCCTCGACAGCACGTGGAGCTCGTCGGCTGTCAGCACCTGACCCCTCCAGTGAGAGTAGCCTGCAGCGAGGACAGGTAGGAGGTTAGCGGCACCACATCCTGCCCCGCCCTCGAGGGAGGAAGTCGCTCTTTACGTTCCTGAACGACCGTTTCCCCGCTAACGACCCTTAAAGGGATCGTTTCTGCATCGACTGCTTTCTGCAAACGTGGCTGCAAAGAAACATCTACGAGTTTCTGAGAGCAGTTCTGTTGTTAGAGGAGGCGGCTCGCgtctgggggcggggcctgtaGGGTTAGAGTCCACCCATGATCCTTTGCTGTACGGCGGGGGAAACGATGCGTGCGTGTCTGAGCATTTGATACGTTTGCTGCAGGCCAATGATGTtgcagctccaggtgagtca
Above is a window of Brachionichthys hirsutus isolate HB-005 chromosome 7, CSIRO-AGI_Bhir_v1, whole genome shotgun sequence DNA encoding:
- the LOC137895506 gene encoding LOW QUALITY PROTEIN: pyridoxal kinase-like (The sequence of the model RefSeq protein was modified relative to this genomic sequence to represent the inferred CDS: inserted 1 base in 1 codon) yields the protein MLVPSRYPNPLVATETSHVVRGYVGNKSASFPLQVLGFEVDSINSVQFSNHTGYSHWRGQVLTADELHVLXEGIKLNNAHQYDYVLTGYTRDTSFLEMVVDIVQELKRANPNLVYVCDPVLGDHGSMYVPQNLYPVYKNKVVPVADIITPNQFEAELLTGKNITTQKDAVEVMDLLHAMGPDTVVITSSDLPPRLGDRFLVSLGSQRHVRPDGSRTTQRVRIEVPKVDAVFVGTGDLFAAMLLAWTHHYPNDLKMACEKTFSVMHHVIQRTISYAHGLAGPGRRPSPAQLELRMVQSKADIEDPAIVAEATVIS